The Tigriopus californicus strain San Diego chromosome 10, Tcal_SD_v2.1, whole genome shotgun sequence region TCTCTTTTGAGGCCTAGTGCTATGACTTAAACTGTTTTtggcggacttccttatcTATACTGAAGCCAGcaattgaagacaaaaaatgatttatcttcattgctttgcCTTCTTGTACAGTGATGCTGTAAATCACAATAATGCtgaaattgaattacaatATATAATTGTTTTCACGTTTGGCTTTCAAGCTCAAGCCTTtaattcctctttattgagcCGATACATCAGTACAGTGATAGAATTAGACCAAATCTTACCTTTTTTAGTTTTAGAGTCATTGGATAGTTGAAGACTTAATTTGGCGTGATGCGAGTTGTCTGTCCTAGCTCTGACGTTTGTCTTAACGcaccctccacaaaatgcccaaaatcaggccCCCTACCACActtgatttttccttgaactttcttgtcattttttggctaACGTATTTTGTTTGAGACTTTCTTCGATTTCCCATCAATGACGTTAAAACACAATTCTTTTTCTCCGCTCGATCACCCTGAAAACGCAGAAGAAACCCTTTCTTGGTTCAGATGACCGGCCTGCGAGGAAAAATCTTACTCGGTCAGTTCATTTGCTGCAGTTTGCAGCCAGTGTACTGCCTTTTTTCGAAAGTGTTTTCTGACCAAACATCGAAATGGCATGATCTTATATAGTTCTGtcaattttcactttgaatGTATTCAAAGTCTGGTTGACGTCTTGCAAGTCGTCGAGTTTGAATGAGATGACCCAATGAACTTGGTTGGTCTTGGCTACCCTAGCGTGGACCCAGCCAGGCTCAGAGTGACAGGCCAGCAGACACAGAACAGAGTGGCAGGGCCAGTGTCAGGAACAAGCCAGGGGACCAACGTTGGGCCGGCTTGTTTCTGATTATTGTAGTGGAAAGTGAGCCTTTAATTCGACTTTGGCAGGGACGGGATCAAACCAGCCAAGGACCGTACCTTGGGCTAAGTAAATCCATTGCCGGACATTGAGCCGCACAGACGGTATCAAAATACTTTTGTGTTTGACACTACCCCCACCTCACCTCACCCCACCCAGGAAGACGTCCCGCAGTCAAAATGAACCCCGACTTCTATTTGCGCTACTACGTGGGCCACAAGGGCAAATTCGGGCACGAGTTTCTCGAGTTCGAGTTTCGACCGGACGGCAAGTTGCGCTATGCCAACAATTCCAACTACAAGAACGATACCATGATCCGCAAGGAGGCCTACGTCCACCAGGCCGTCATGGACGAGCTGAAACGCGTGATCGAGGACTCTGAAATCATGGCCGAAGACGACGCGCTCTGGCCCCAACCCGACCGCGTGGGTCGTCAGGAACTCGAGATAGTCATCGGCGACGAGCACATCTCATTCACCACCTCCAAGATTGGATCCCTGGTCGACGTGAATGGCAGTAAGGACCCAGACGCCCTCCGTTGCTTCTACTACTTGGTGCAGGATCTGAAGTGCCTCGTGTTTTCCTTGATCGGACtccatttcaagatcaagCCCATTTAACGGATCCGTGCGTGGGCGTACTACTCGATCGTGTGTTTGGGTGTTCTGTGTGTCAACCTTTTTTCATAACGGCGAATGGGAGCATTGGGGCTGAATCAATAAATGGGATCCGCTCGGAACCATCGCTTCGCGTCACgtaaaatgttcaatttattGGGCGGGGCTTGGACGTTCACAGTATTATTATTGTTTCCACTACCTTCAAACCAAGGTCCAAGGCAGAGTAACGCGGTTGGCCGGAGCGCGCTAATGTCCCACGACAAAAGCCGGGGCTTGCCACACCCAGTTGTGGGCTCGGGGGTCCCAAGTGCAGATTTTGGCGGTAGGTCGGGGGCGGTTGCGGACCTGGGGGGCCAACAGCTCGGCTTCCAATTGTTCCAACCGCAGGCCGGGCATCGTCCCGGGGTGATGTTTCCGCTTGAGCTCCGggtaaattttgaatttttcttctAATCCCGGAGGCATCAACAAGGCCAAAGGTGATTGAGCGCAGGCCACCAGGGTGGAACGATCGTAGCGAGGCTGAGCCGCCGCGGTGGGGCTGGCTGGCTGCGGGCGGCGTGTCGAGGCGCTCCAAACGGTGAGTGGAACTCGGCCGAGCGAGAACACCCCCGGCGCTTTCATCATTCCACTTTCGGGCTTGGTGCGCAACAAAGCTAAAAGGTGCGCCCCCGGATCTTTGATCTCGCGTTGGGCCATGGCGTTCATGATTTCCTCGACGGGTGAGATGGTGTGGGTCATGTTGCGAAATGGGCGGTAGCTGGTTTTCGCTGAAACTTGACCTTTCTGGGAGTAGTTTTTTTGTCCGGTGGCCTCGTCGTCAGTCGATATCAGCGGATGGAAATGcatattgaaacaaaatctcAGCTAATCCATTTCGTACCTTTTGGCAATTTCTGAAATTTCTGGGGCTTCTCTGAAATCGACTGGGAAGGTTAAAAATGCCCTATATCAGATTAAATAGGAAGgagaacaaaaaatgagaaagacGCACATCGAAAATCATCATACAGATGTCATAACTCGATGTTGGCAGGGTCAATCTCAAATAGTGACCTTGGATAGCTAGGTCAATGTCGCAACGCTGATCGAGCTCCCGTTGTTAGCTTGTTAACGTGATTTCCTGCCATGAGCTTTGgctgaaggctttttttcctGAACTCACCCGCTTCTGAGCAGGTTTCAAATCGTCCACGTAAACGTaaaaaaagttcttcttgGTAAATTTAAGctcctttcaatttcttttgtacAGTAACTCCTCTTccctttctttttgcttttgttttgacagGTATTGAGATACAATGTTCTGTTTAGAATATAATTCTTTTTAGTGAACATTACTTTCCTACTGCTAGGTTAAAAAGAAATGAGGCAAGATGAAAAGCTCAATTCTTgttacaaaaggaaaaaaggatGGGATGCCAAAGCACATGAAATGAAGCTAATGGCgaatgcttcaattttctaAAACCTTAGAAGGTTGTTGTATTCCTCCAGTTAACAGTTTTTCTGTTGCGTATGAAAATATCTTCCTTACATTCGACATTGCTTTCTGTTCGCCAATTGTTGGAATTGAATGTACTTTGGAACATTTTGTGATTGGTATGGAGTAATATATTATATCCATGTAAACTGTTTTccacatgaaagaaatgatgaCATTGATATAGGGCGATTCGTTCATTGCACAGCGCATTATTCAGCTTGCCTTTTTTAAAGTCATTATATTTTGACGAGTAGACCACGTATCAACAAACCTGGGCATTCTTAATCCAAAGGTTGATTGCATCAAGCGTtagtaagtaaaaaaaacatattcgGTCAAATAATGTAGCAAAATATACTGCAATGGCAGCTTTACCTCTGGAGTGGAGACAGCAGAAAATTAAACCAACAGTTGATTTAGCTCTTAATAGAATCATTAAACTTTTAATAATGTTAAGAAGCTTCAACCAACCAAGAGCATACTTTAAGGAATTGACAAGGCaattcaaaaaaacaacagtcaatcatttcttcaattcaagatAAAAGTAAACAAGTCCCTTAGTAGTTAAAGCAAAGGTTATCGTTGTTTTTTATGTTAAACGATTTAACGCCCGCATTTGGATATAACATCATCATCTTTAACTATAGAGCGATCACAAATCAATGAAAGTTTTAGATTTGGCTAACAAGCAAACATTTCATAATAAATACTTATTCTCTCCAGAGACGCTTCAAATATTGATCAgaagcctttttttcctttttttgtcacAATTGTAATATTTTGAGTTGTATTAACTACCTGAGGCAGTCATAAGTTTTAGCCTTTCCCCTACAGATCGGTCTTTTGGTCATAGATAAAATGGAAGCAACATAAAACAACGAAAAACCTTTTTAACATGATGGTAACGCTTATCTCATGAAAATGTAGCTTAGCttgatttctttccttccGACCGGCCTTAACCCCTATGACAGGCAAATTTTCACGTATTCCTTTTACAAAGTTCCACCTCTAATTACTGACGCACACGTTTAGTATGGGTCAAGAGTGACAATGTCAAGAGACAATTGCACAATCTAGTGAATTTAAAGCTTAGAATAagaattgaacttgaaatacccaagaaccatttttttctaacCAAATGAACGATGACTTCCTTACGAATTTACGTTTCTTTGCAACATGTAACCATAAGTGCATTTTTGCCATAGCGTTATGAATGAGCGCTGTTTCTCTTCTTTTAACTTGCAACTAATTGTGCAGTATCTAGACGATCACGAGAAAACAACTTTTACAGTTAAATTATACAATATGTATGATTGGTGAAGATAAGGCTCTATTTCTGATCGGAGTTGCACCTCCGAAAATTGAAGGCGCAATTCTCAAGAGCTGGAACAAAGAATACTTCCCTTCACCGCTTGCCCTCTACTCACTATGTTGAGGACTTGAGGGCTCAGCCTTCAAATGGTTTCTAAACTGCAATAAGTAACGCTCCTGTTAAGATCATTCATTCTAACAAGCTTCAGAAATGGTGCCTAATAATTTAGGAATGGCATATTTGGAGATTTATTGAAATCTAGATTTCACTATGATGGCAATCAAGGCAAGATTTTTCCTAACCCTCGGGTGGGTAAATCATCTTTTTAcaattggaaacgaaaactGGGGCACATCTTGGGCTGCAGCCCTTAATGAAGCACTGTTCTAAAAAAAACAGAGCACCTTATGCTTATTTGTCCTCCATCCAAACAGAGACCGAGGGCCTCGTAACGTTTGAAGCCTCGACGTAACAACTAATACGCACAAGCAACAAAGTAAGGATGCACAAAGACCATTTCAAATAATTGTATTCGCATTTGGAACCTATCTTTGGACTGTGATCCTTGTAAAATGCCCAAAGAGTTCAGATGAGAAATTATAAGTCATGTACTCATGTGATTATAAACTGACTTGTTCGTAGATAACCACCAAATAATTTCTTTGCTCTTAAGCAGAGTCCAAACAAAACCTGCCTATTGTAGAAGAATTTTACCCCCAAACTGGCTTGGAAAGAGCCTTACAAGCGACTTTCAGAGTATTGAATTCACCCAGAGTTTAGGTCCCATTTGCAACCTTAATTTAAGATCAtgttattttggtcaaagtttAATATTTTAGACCAAACATTCTTATTCAGCTTGTCTTGTTACAGCTACTTTTTCCTAAGCAAGCAGCTTCCATACGACTCCTCCCGAGTAGTACATAGAAACAAATGTAATAATTTTGGACTTGAGTGAAATGTGATCGGCACAATATGCATATCAAACGAAAGCTAGCAATATATTCTACTGATCATGtcttatatattttttcatttgatttatcaaaaaaatgcaaaaacccGCTTAGAATATCTATGAAGCAAAAGGTACATGAGACCAAAATCGTCTGGATTTGTGTTTCTTCGCTCTGCGTTTGGGGCTGTGCTGGAGTAAGGCCACGCCCAAATACGATTAATTTAGGCCTAAACACACCTCAAGATATTGGGCTTTGTTcccaaaatttaaattttcgACTTAACAACCTAAATGAACTAAAATTTATTGATTATCTGAACGAGTCCAAGTTCGACGTTCACGACTGGGCAGGGAAATTCCCATTTTATGGACGCTGGGAGTGAGCAATGgacttgaaaatttgtccacATTGAGCCAAGACACCCTAGTTTCCAAAtatatattcatttttggcTCTAGTGTCCtcactgatttgaaatggGGCCTTAACCAACTTGAAGAAACACAAAATGCGATCTTTCTCTCCCGTTTGGCCCACATTTCCGTCAAATTTGTGGCATCGCCTCTCTTCGGTTCGCCGAATGGATTTACTTGGCTGGCCCAGCCAACGGCCTGACATTCTCTCCTGAAGCGTCGTCGAGTACACAACACGTCAAAACGAGCTCTCAAGTCAACCGACCTCAAAGCCCTAATTCTTATAAACCAAGACACTAACTCAGCATCCAACAACATGACTGAAACAGCCACCGCTACCGTAACCGCTCCCCCTAAGGTcgtcaaggccaagaaggccgCCGCCAAGCCCAAGGCCGCCGCTAGCCATCCCACATATTTGGTTATGGCCCAGGCTGCCGTGGCCGCATTGAAAGACCGCACAGGATCCTCGCGTCAAGCCGTACTGAAGTACATCATGGCCAATTACAAATTGGGCAACGACCAGAAGATCGTCAACTCTCGCCTCAAATTGGCTCTTCGTAGTGGCGTGACCAAGGGTGCCTTGAAGCATGTGGGCAAGGGTACCGGAGCCAGCGGCTCGTTCAAGTTGGCCGAGAAGGTCAAAGCCCCAAAGAAGACCAAAGCGAAGAAGGTTGTCGGTGCCACTACACCCGCCAAGAAGGCACCcgccaaggccaaaaagtctCCCGTCAAGAAAGCTGCCGGCAAGGCAAAGGCTACCAAGAAAACTTCCCCTAAGAAGGTCGCTGCCAAGCCCAAGAAGTCCCCCGCTAAGAAGCCCGTCACCAAGAAGCCCAAGACTCCCAAGAAGGCTGTGGCTGCGAGCGGTGGTGCTCCAGCtgccaagaaggccaagaccGTTAAGAAGGCCCCGGCTAAGAAGTCGCCCGCCAAGAAGGTTGCAAGTGGGAAGAAGGCTAAGAAGTAGATCGACCTCCTCTATATTGGAGGGGAACAAGTACAAATGTTTTTCACGCTCTCGTGCCCGCATTTCGAGACTCCTCAACTAGCTTGAGGTCGCGGAGCCGAAACCGTTCTTCTCATTACTCTTCTATATTTTGACTGCTATGCCCACTCATTATGTTCTTTTGTAGCAAAAGAACTCCAGTCGGGAGCCACGGTGCTTCCTCTTAATATGTCGCCGTAGAGTTTCTATTGTCAAATATTGGTATAAAGATTGCCCCCCACATGAACCTGTGTCCCCGTTACCTTGtcccaaagaaagaaaatatcaaaccTGAATAAAAACTAATATTTCGCTGATATCAAGGACCGTTTTATCGGCACTGTTTTAGAGCCTTATTTAGTTAAGCTTGTAGGCAAGGACATTGACGCGAGCGGCTCGTTAAAGTTGGTGGAGAAGGATTCAGGCACTTTACCATAGAGACAAATTTTCTCCTCTTTGACGAAGAGGACCAACAAAGATTTTGTTGGAGAGAACACGGGAATGGTGGTTCGAAATGCCGTATTCGTTACTCgataacaatatcacttcatCAACATAATGTATTAGGTCGAACTACTTACCTCCCTTATAAAAGAAGGAGCGTTGCATGTGGCTGAATATTGAATTCAGTTAAAAAATCTAATGTTTTCTCAGTCAGTGGTCTTTCATAACTCGCTCTCATTTACATCGGAGAGCACGGTTAGACCAAGAGTTGTTGGGTTCGATCTAAGGCATTAACAACAATTGCTGCCCATTAGCATCTGCAGAGGCTATCGAGTTTTAAATGATGTGAACCCAGAATCTAGCTTAACTTTGATAGAAGATATGGTTTTGATTGGTTGTAAATGGCTGACACTGAATGGAATCGAATAATTCTCCCAAAACTAAGGTTGCTAGAAAACTTAGAAAGTAAGTGCAGCAACACATCTCAAGGTAACTTTATAAGTCACGATTTAGCTAAGAGGCAAGTTAGGttcgaaggaaaaaaaacccgtCAAATTTTGGTGATACCAAACGTGTTTCTGATATGCTACTAACCAAAGATATGATAAGCTCTGCCAAATTCTGAGCAAAACCTGCAATTATTAGAAGCAATAGTTGGTTGAAAATCTTAAAATTTCCGAAAAGTAAGTACCagggacgggcaaattgtgtaaaaagaatatattttactaaagaccacttttttgtacatttgcaaagtacttcattttggttgcGAACAAGggagaacagaaatgaaacaagccagttttaagtcaaatttgaaaagcacattctgaaaaaaaaaaacgaattttgtCTCAATTCTAGACCAAATCAGactaacttttttttaattgggtcaaggaatgcttcccccttgtttatttttcctctGTTCCCAGCAATATATCTGCAACACTGATCTAGTTTTTAGATTGATTtaactgaagaaaagttggaatttttcttcctgAAAAAGAGAACACAGTTAGCCTGGAGGAGGTAGGAAGGCAGCTATGTTACGTTTTTTGGGCTGCTTAACTATCTTGGCGCCCTGATTTGCTTGTCTTTTGACTTAAAACTtgcttgtttcatttctgttctccCTTGTTTCGCAACCAAAGTGAAACACTTTGCAAATGTACAAAAAAGTGGTCTTTAGTGACAAATAttctttttacacaatttgcccgtccctactAATGcgatttcaaaaagccttcCTCTCAAGTCCTGAGGACTCCATGACCCAACGGCTGAAGCAGTTCCAGAGCAACTTAGCCCAATGGACAATTAAACCCACGTAAAAAAGTAAGTGATCAAATAGAAAACTTGAGTCAACAGGCAACAGGGCCCAAGTTGAAATTGTCCCTCAAAAGGcatattttttggcacaagTTCAGTTTATTAAATTTATGGTAACTCATGATTGAGTCATAGCATTCATGCACGTTAAAAGATaacaaatattcaatattAGACAACTAACACACATTGATCACTATAGTCCTGTTCATTTGGCGGAGGTAGTGCCCTCTGTCTTGCCTAGGTACGGACAAGCAACTTGTTTCACAACTGAATCTCCATCCAATTACATTGCACTTTAAGCAATGGAAAATGAGGATATGGGGTTTGCGTTTAAGTTTCTATCACTTAAGCTCTTTCCATTTCCTAATGTGTTTAATATTAGGATGTTGTATATAGTTTAATGcttcaaaattatcattaTATCACACTTGATGATGATTAAGCAAACCATTTTTTGAACCAGAAGTGGTTGAAAACTCCAGAGGAATATTTTATTGAGTTGTTGGAAGTTTTTCCATGTTAACCCTGCACTTGATTGCTCAAGATCTGATTGAATTTATGTTATATAATATCTTGTAAATTACATTCATAAGCAAACTAGTTTTTCTTCAGGACATGCAACCATTGCACAAGCATTTGCTACTTGCATATTAAATTTGCTCCTTGCACTGataaaaaatgtgcttgtCATATTGGAGGCATTGGAAAATCAAGAAGTATCCTGACATTTTAGTTTTGGTGTTGACATGTAAGAGGTAAAAAGTATGTTTCTTGTCTTGCATGAAATGACACTTACACTTTTTGTTGGTCTTTTTCTCCCAATGAACTTGTTATGCTAATGTTGCTTGTGTAATGCCACTAAGAAGTAAGAAGTGTGTTGGTTAAAAGAGCAACACATACTTTCCTTCCAAGCTGTAGCAAACAGAACAGAAGAAAAATTCAATATCCTGGATTTGTTCTTTAATAGCGCGTTTGTTCCAAGAATATGGTAAATTGGTAGTGCTTTTCTTGTTCATGTTGGTCTGTCTTCTATTCAAGTTATAATCACGCAACCTGCAAAATGTTCAGATTTATTCTATTAGAGGTACAATGAAACTGGGTAGAGATTCATACATTAATGGCAACTTGGTGCCATATTCATTGCGTCACAATGAATGAAGGCATCAAActcttttgaaacatttcaattcCACCAAGGGCAACTTTCCCAATAGTTATGGCTACCAAAAAAGTCCCGTCGAAACTTTTGTTAACAACATTTCCTGTCAGATCACAATGAAAGTGCATATATTACAAAGCATTAATGaacgatttaaaaaaatctttttgttgAACTTATCTTATTTCAAGAACTATAGGGTGTGTAATAAGTTCTACAATTGTACTTTAGGAGGACAAATGACATAATAATCTAGTTTAAGAAATTAAAGTTGCGTCTAAGACCTCTCTCTTAGATGAATAAGTTTGTCtacttacttttttaaattgggctttggttttttgaaatttagtttttttgaaATCGTTCTTTAAGTGGGctaaagaattgggcaaaagcaaaattggtcacccttggaaaatattAAACTTCGAAGCTGCCTAGCCCAAAAAACGCAAGATTAATGACAGAAGCTATACTGACAATATTGTGAAGCCAGTCTATGTCAAAGCCAAGGAACACTTTCAAACTCACCTTTGGACCTTGCAGCAAGATAGCGCAAACATCACTCAGAAATGGTGCTCAGAGAATTTATGCAGCTTTGGGATAAAAAATTGTGGCCCCCTTTCCTCCACAGATTTAAACCCCATGGTTTTTCTGCTCAGGTTATTCTAAAGAGGAGGGCTAGCGCCAAGTTTCACAAGAATATGAAGTCTCTCATGGCATCTCTTGTCAAGACCTTGGTTGATATTCCACAGAAAAATTGCATGATACAGTTGAAGATGTCCCTTGGCATTTAAGAGCTGTCATCATAACTAAGGAGGCCACTTTGAATAATTATTTATGTGTCAATTAAATGGAGTTAAACTGCGATTTCCCATGTTATAAATCATTACACAATTCTTTCCAAGTCTGGGCTGGAGTCTAATTTTCTAATTGCAGAACTTCTTTTGGGCCCTGTAATATCTCCTGCAGCAAAAATTATTCCTAAATCTttatcttcaaaaaaaataacggATAAACATTGCCATGTTaattaaaccaaaaaaaatagtcaaaatcaaagaagcGACTGATTAATAATTCGAATCAAGTAATTTAACGGCCTTGTTCATTAACTGCTATCAAGCTTGTTTCTAGAAATCCTCATACATGGTGTAAATCTGGTTTAATTGATCCCCCCCTCACATAAACTTGTATGTGTAATCTTTTTTCTAGTTTCAgccaattcatttattcatattAACGTCATAATATTTTGCGACAATCTATTACATTTTACAAGCACAATATTTGGGGAAAATGTTCAAGatatcaattgttcaaaaaggatAGATCATTCCCTCCTTCCATTAAATCCGCCTGGGTCTACTGGATGACAAGTTACAATTTCCCAATTCTACCTGTAGTATGGATAGCCTTCGTAGATATTTTTTCTGATTTTATACTATTTTTTTCGTACATTTGTCTTGTTTTCCTCTAGTTCCCTCTCCGACATCGACAAGAAGGACACAAGGAAATGTTCTCAGCagggaaaaattgaaacaatgaaatatctttattgAACTTCAGTTGTTGAAATAATCCTGAAATAATcaccatttttattgaaatcgatcttttgctttttaaatgattttggttttaAGAACCGACTCGGTTCTTTCCGGATATAGTAACGTATTTAGAGGGATTTgtgctggattttttttgataaattggtgctgttcttttcaaacaatcaaaaaacattGGAGGTGTCAAATTTTACTCGGAAGTTTAGTCAAAAAGCTGCTTAGATTATCCTACATTTCAAGAAGAGGATCTGAGCAACAAAAACAGTACATATTTCGTCAATTTATAGTCAAATACAGTATATTGGAGGAACATTATTGCTTATTGCAATTATTGCAGATGCAAAATACCTGAATACTGTTGACTTCGTAAAAAGTAAACAGTTTATTGtattgtttattttgattttttgaataaGGCCTCCACGTCCCAAGTTTTAAAAAGCCATTAGGTATGTTATCCCCACAATATTCATACTGTTTTAGACATAAAGTAGTTCAAACTTTGGAAAAGGATGATTTATCCattatgcatttccattggcttggcTAAAAACATCTTGGAAAATAAACAAGGCCAATAATGTGAGTAATGCAGTGCCAAGCAAATAAACAACATCAATGCCCAGTCATTAGTGTAACATGTTGTCCGGAAgacttcaaatttggcattatTGGAAACGAAAAACCATTGACTTAAAAGAGTATGGCCCTGATGACgcaaaaaatcttgaaatattggtGATGTAAATTTTAGGAAAATTTATTGTAACGTCATTAGATGTTTTTCGAGTAATGAGTTACTATAATGAATTACTCCTTTTGGCCAAAGCAATTGCAATATGCGACATTGATGGgatgttccttttattgaggaacagCCATCGCCCTGCACATATTCAACAAACCCAAGTCTCTTTCCGCGTTACCATCACCAGCAAACTTTCGATGAACAAGGCTGAAAATTGcgcttgcttttaacaacattgAATGTCTCTGGTTTCAAATGTTGTTGTATTTGAACCGCTTTATTGCTGACAtgtcctcattcaaattccgttgaactaAAGACCTGACTCAGAGcgacatttttctttattctaCTACTGTTTTTCCATGGTGTGTTTTGTGCCACGGTTGCAAAAGTTCAGCAATCTTTGAGGCCAGGGAAAGTCCTCAGTTTACTCAGAAGTGTTTAAATAATATGGACTCCAGAGGAAGTTAATAAATTTAAAACTAATACTCGGGAAATATTTTAAAGGTCGCtgtatttttggaaaatactTAAAATATTTAATCAAATACAATCAAATACAATCAAATACAATCAAATATGATCAGTTCTGAAAGGTTTTCGAATACGgtttcaaataaaaacaaagacaaaaaataacctttcttattttcaatttttcaaaaatagccACATAATATGATTTATGATACCTTAACTTTGTCCGGATTTGAAATCCCCACCTTGAATGTATTTATGTTGCTTTttaacaatttcaaattttaaaaagtaatGAGGCATGTTTTTGCCATAA contains the following coding sequences:
- the LOC131888026 gene encoding histone H1-delta-like, with amino-acid sequence MTETATATVTAPPKVVKAKKAAAKPKAAASHPTYLVMAQAAVAALKDRTGSSRQAVLKYIMANYKLGNDQKIVNSRLKLALRSGVTKGALKHVGKGTGASGSFKLAEKVKAPKKTKAKKVVGATTPAKKAPAKAKKSPVKKAAGKAKATKKTSPKKVAAKPKKSPAKKPVTKKPKTPKKAVAASGGAPAAKKAKTVKKAPAKKSPAKKVASGKKAKK
- the LOC131888025 gene encoding protein mago nashi homolog — protein: MNPDFYLRYYVGHKGKFGHEFLEFEFRPDGKLRYANNSNYKNDTMIRKEAYVHQAVMDELKRVIEDSEIMAEDDALWPQPDRVGRQELEIVIGDEHISFTTSKIGSLVDVNGSKDPDALRCFYYLVQDLKCLVFSLIGLHFKIKPI